From the genome of Dermacentor andersoni chromosome 3, qqDerAnde1_hic_scaffold, whole genome shotgun sequence:
agttttggctagtaatagcagcataccttacagtctgaattaaacTTCTCCATCAAAACGACCGTTTACGAACttcgcgagcgtcctaagcagtagtaggtggtGGATTAAAGATATCTTTCttagcatacggcatcagcggttatatatttataaatgttgtgcggcgttagcccttTTTATCTTGCTTCTTTAGAGAAAgatgatgataaccgaattttttttcggttgtattcgttcagttctctacgacgcactcacaagcattacggaaattttgcgctcaagaattgccatcgcattctttttatgcgaaccctgtcatatattatggctgtatacaggccaaaaaggcaatgccgaagcacacagcttatatatgtatcgtgctggctcaccaaccgcagtgatcgctgtgctgagcagcgccatgggcctcatgcagcaatgCTAGTGTaggcatatggtaatttcaagcatactagacttgaaatgcgtgagaacgatgccagtgtatcacaaatatttgatagcgcctgccgctcagatgtttcgtggttgccttaggttggccgtgcacgagatgcgctcttatgttttatgttttactccctaggCCATTCGATCacacagtgagctgatttaccatttgaTGCTGGTAATAGAgtgacaccggttttctttgttgaatgaaaatcgatataagcaaaatagctaacaacacatacacgcaccgcgactgataatgcgcgtacacagCGGCgaattatgcgcgtcacattcttgcgctcccaagacgtatttctgcctacagtagttaccgatgcaccgaaaggcttccctgacgaccttatatgaacgaacatggcgtaaatttcacaaagtaagatctaaaacacctcgaaatcgttccgcagcacgcgacagcaatactttcaagcagcgccgcgccggatcgcccaagccagagaggaggaaaggctctccgcgcgccctatccttctcgcccgatgaaacggtctataaatACTTGACTTGGGGCGCCCATCCAGCCCGGCTCAGCCTCGAACgcttcctttaacgcgcacagccGACGGTGcgggataggatcttatcgcacttgactttatacgtaagctcacggtaacaccgacagatatatttcgaCGGTTGTGTCCATATCACTGCTATCGCAAAATTCTcaataaacagaaaattttaCTAAGGACCAACAACGCTGCTTCTCCACGTCGTGATAAAGCGGTGAACGATATTTCTGgaaaatgtgttgctaaatctcCGCCAAAGGACTACGCTCGTATTTGGTGACAGCGGAACGCAGTCGCAAGAaattgtggaggaaataccggagttctggcagcgTCAGGTGCACTAGATTATTCAGTAACGTCGGCGGCTTTATAGTTCTACCttacatcagagcaaactgcactcgaccGAGATCAAAGGCAGCCGCACCATTATAGTCAAGCAAATTAaacacaattacgccgcgtcttcccacttcgagcacgctccgacagcccaacgatagatatttcaaacgtaaccacactcggacgagcaaattttgcttctgcgaagtgaacgttgcgggtatttcaagacgcgtgttaaattcatggctgtttcattcgtgaacattacttacgtgacgtaaaattatcagtgagcaaaacagtttttatttcaacgcgaggaaagaaaaccgaaactagcgcaactgttttgctcagttgtgcGGATACAAATtatccaaagccgaagccgtcaatagcatgacgccatCTTGCAGTTGCGTTGCACCTCGTGTGAGTACGTTGTCGTCGAGtggtggttctttattctatggagtggttctgaaagcgctgctttaggggcgactgcaaccagacgttgcggcaagttacggtgggaacttctgtccgtgctgtgtgattgcgacgaggaGGACCGCCACCAGCAGCggcgtgtcgccgatttcgtctttgccgacatcgagcaagtgcagctcgctGGACCGTCACAAGCGCCGGAAGTGTTGCGTTTGGCACTGCGTTTTCCTTCtgatatgggagatcgcaacgcagagacgaccagatgcatacgaaAGACTACCAGCGGAgagtgacctgtgccatatttctcttaacgtctcaggtaagcatatcagcttttgttccgagtttacaaacggcgcgtactcggcccttccggtacggctacattttgcgccacgtttctcttggcagttcacagaCGTTTCATAGGCATGCGTTCGCGTATGTGtgcgaaaatactactggcagacggaatcctcaggagagcatctgaaattatAGCAAACCTGTGCTGCCATAGATaaacaccgttcttaacgactccaatgacgagtggcctgtcgcatcgaaCAATCCGTAGAATACcaagtactgcgtaacttgaacTGTAGATACAATACTAGCACCAGTGTGACTTTCGCTGGCGAAGACAGGTTGTCGAAAAAACAGCTTGAGTATTgtgaagatttactagcgctttaggtatattaccgcgaataaTAAAAACGCTACAACGCTGTATGGCAGTGTAAGGCGGTGTGGCAGCACAGATATTTTCGTAGCGGTAAGGCGGCTGCATGCACGAGCGAACAGACACAAcgctttaaaagcgctgaaacagaacaaatttaatgtgcatttggctgcaagtcGGAAACACATTAGCTCACAATATAAGCCGATGTATAatgttattattttttatgtaatctttattttcacggttgtaaatatttaaaagcatgaatttgctgcaacctttatatagtaaatcctactaggcttacTGGCTGTGTTATGTAGAGAAGTTGTGGTATTCCTACTGGATTTTCTATATTGAGTGCGGTGTTTTATGAAAAAGAGGGTCTTTTTATTTGTAGTCTTATGTTAGTGCAGATATTTGGCAAGCAGAAATGAGCTGATTGCAAAGTTGTACCGACggtgagctgcatatgaacccaagtttatcctgtcttggctattgtaatgtgcatataacaattttaagtatatacagctgtagttggcttagtcgctgtagcgtattttgtaaaagtagaaggctatgattattttactgttttcatgcagaaatacctttttttcttgtaccaagaaacgctcacagcattgaatgaaatgaaatgtggtgtatttttctactaatGTAATAAAGGAAGTTTCGTCTGCGGTGTATCAGAGATttgtttactttcttttactaaacaatgcgttatCTCCTCTGCTACTACTGTTGTTCtgtgtatttttgtaattttgaaatgtaccttattttaggtattcaagaaatgcCAACATTCAGAAGAAGacgccatcttatccagcacgttTTGGGTGAGACAGATCGTAGTAGGCACTTTCGCATATCTCATGAGCATATGATGCTATgtgttgtaatttttgtgtccactttcctggCCTTTATTCATTTCAGCattattgtgcaaagggtaaTAATATTACATCGAGATAGAGTAATTGTCCAAAGGAGAGACATGGCTGGAGGAGACGACACACATAAGCCTCCTTTGTCCCTATCTCTGTGTTGCGCAAttactctgtcgttatctaccaaGAAACCTAAGTTCTTCATCAGCTTCATTTACTGATTCTCCGTTATTACAATTTAATTGATacaacattgaaagtacagaggtacacaggaagacagagacttgaaatgatgaagagccgtagaacaaggagcaccgctggagccaacgtttcgacaaagagaAGGAGACGAGTTTTCTTGTCAAGATATCGGCTCCAGTaaaatttcttgttctatcactatttacgATTAAAAGACAGCATTATTGATCTTGCTGAAGTATTGTGCATTATGGAATAAAAATTAGCAGGGCGAAATGTCAGGAATATGAAATTTCTTGTGTATTTTAATGCTACagcgaaagccagaaaaacaagatgtagagaaccacattgttatttgtcactacccagtttggccagcttcattcaGAGCTTccactttgttgcattaacgaccactggaattcATTAACTGAATTGCTCCGTGATTTACTTATGTTTAGAGATGTTGaacttgttttaatgcagcttAACATAGTGCGTGTAAAAaacatacaatgacattttaagaggcttgcagttgactagcagatcacttgatggtatgagctcaggtttccACTGATCTTCCATGCACAAATCGgatgcacattctttttttttcattgcttgtattttcataaacataagtaccatttcttctttgtcgacgttctagttgtgttgtaggacctaactgtttgcatttatttgtattggtatccatgttacacagacagctgaatttttcttgtaaattgtgacatggtaggactaagaGCATTTGTGCAAATTTGCTGCAGGTACAGTCTGATGGCTCCCGCTCTGCATCCTACCACCACCGTGTCCTGACTACGTCCACAAGGGAGTTGGCAGCCTTCGTGATGATGCCAAGCAGGCTGGAAGCCGACAGAAAGATTAAGGTAAATACATGTAATTAAGTGGAAACTTTTTGAGTGAAGTGGCTTgtagccactcagcaatgaaataATTAACTTCAAAGCAGTTTAGACTCCCTGCTATCGGTGCAGGAATGCTCAAGTCCATGCATTTTGCCTTAGCCGCCAAGAGGCTATGTGGATTAGACGAAAcgcgatgcaaattttgaaactagtAGGAGACCacttgcacaattttttttcgtgCTTAACTCAAAACTGCTTTGATAAAGATTTAGCCATTTAAAAACAATACAGtgtactctcatacatggtattGGGCATAAATTTACTAGGACTGCCTCAATAGCAAGTATGCCGATAAACTTacaccaaaactgactttttttgcTAGTTCATCCTCATCTCTGTGCATTGCTGCATAATTTATCTTCCTGAAACCAGTTTTTGCATGCAGCACAAGTCCTAAATATGtggattacataaatttgcagcttttgctgtaagcCAGTTCTAATAAAATAAAGTTAATAGGCCATTTTGTCCATTTTTAATGACCCATAATAAACTGAGCTgtggctaataagcagttcaATTTTTGGTGTAAGGCCTCTCTTTATTGTCCTGAAAAATTTGGCCACCTTAATAAAGGAACCAATTTTTTGGCTATGCCTTTTATGATGCATAGTTTCGTGCGTTACACAAAATCTCACTTAGTGCTTGCGCCAGTAAAAAAAACCTTTTAAATTAAGTATTTCTTGAAATTAACATTTCCTATATTGAAGGGCCTccagtttttcaaaaagaaatttcaagtggtcgtgtgccaggTCGGGACAGCTCGCATGGAATAGCCTACTTTCACAAATAGGGGGGGccatacccgccgcggttgctcagtggctatggtgttgggctgctgagcacgaggtcgcgggatcgaagcccggccacagcggccgcatttcgatgggggcgaaatgcgaaaacacccgtgtacttggatttaggtgtacattaaagaaccccaggtggttgaactttccggagtcttccactacggcgtgcctcataatcagaaagtggttttggcacgtgaaaccccataatttaaatttttttagggAGGGCCAAGTACACTTGACTTTATGTTAAGAT
Proteins encoded in this window:
- the LOC126520642 gene encoding uncharacterized protein, whose amino-acid sequence is MHTKDYQRRVTCAIFLLTSQVFKKCQHSEEDAILSSTFWVQSDGSRSASYHHRVLTTSTRELAAFVMMPSRLEADRKIKVASTFYPSRATYSGQASCKRRITRLNA